A window from Bombus pascuorum chromosome 12, iyBomPasc1.1, whole genome shotgun sequence encodes these proteins:
- the LOC132912585 gene encoding ribosome quality control complex subunit NEMF homolog isoform X2 — MKTRFNSYDITSTICELQKFIGMRVYQIYDIDHRTYLIRLQRSEEKCVLLLESGIRIHTTAFEWPKNVVPSGFSMKMRKHLKNKRLESLTQIGVDRIIDLQFGSGEVAYHVILELYDRGNIVLTDHEMIIVNILRPHIEGDKIRFAVKEKYPMDCAHQNTMPPIENIQQHLQNAKTGESLKKLLNPLLEFGSSVIDHVLLKHGFTLGCKIGKDFNVAEHMPKLILALEYANEMMSFARKNVSKGYIIQKKELKPTTDGEEDFIYTNIEFHPFLFQQYIDYPYKEFDSFDVAVDEYFSTMEGQKLDLKALQQERDALKKLENVKKDLGQRLISLEKTQELDKQKAELISRNQALVDNAILAIQSALANQMAWPDIKVLLKEAESRGDPVASAIKQLKLETNHISLLLHDPYEDSDEESELKPMLIDIDLADTAFGNATKYYNQKRSAAKKQQKTIESQDKALKSAEKKTKQTLKEVQTIHSINKLRKIYWFEKFYWFISSENYLVIGGRDQQQNELIVKRYLKSGDIYVHADLTGASSVVIKNSGSDSVPPKTLAEAGTMAVAYSIAWDAKIVAGAWWVYNDQVSKTAPTGEYLTTGSFMIRGKKNYLPPCQLVMGLGFLFRLEDSSIERHKDERRVRVIDDEGEHTDSLIEEDREIELIGDSEEDEQPENKNNLNSIQEKSKVDIIMEENNVNQDVSDEENNLTQFPDTQIRIDVSGSKVKLHVDNNQSTVMPQKDLDVIYLGDDKPVIINVNTQKSSGIKQKLPLKKDNKERIEIEPKKNDQAVLKRGQKGRLKKMKEKYKDQDEEDRRLFMQVLQSAGAAKENKRKNKNKDPSGPKQQTKKKGMAKPVAPQNIQIVENIEEEDPGPGPEVDMLDQLTGKPVSEDELLFAVPVVAPYNTVLNYKFKVKLTPGAGRRGKAVKTAITVFMKDKEITSREKDLLKAVREDTIARNIPGKVKISAPQIQKLKK; from the exons atgaaaacgagATTTAATTCCTATGACATTACTTCTACGATATGCGAGCTGCAAAA GTTTATTGGTATGCGCGTATATCAAATCTACGATATTGATCATCGAACATATCTCATACGTCTTCAACGAAGTGAAGAAAAATGTGTCCTTTTATTAGAATCTGGTATTAGAATTCATACAACGGCATTTGAATGGCCTAAAAATGTAGTGCCATCAGGATTTTCGATGAag ATGCGTAAACACCTTAAAAATAAACGACTTGAAAGTCTCACTCAAATAGGAGTAGATCGAATAATTGATTTGCAATTTGGAAGTGGTGAAGTAGCATATCATGTAATTTTAGAGTTATATGATCGTGGGAACATAGTGTTGACAGATCACGAAAtgattattgtaaatattttgagGCCTCATATAGAAGGAGATAAGATCAG ATTTGctgttaaagaaaaatatcctATGGATTGTGCTCATCAAAATACAATGCCACcaatagaaaatatacaacAACACCTACAGAATGCTAAAACTGGAGAAAGCTtgaaaaaattactaaatCCTCTTCTAGAATTTGGTTCTAGTGTAATTGatcatgttttattaaaacatggATTTACACTGGGTTGTAAAATTGGCAAAGATTTTAATGTTGCAGAACATATGCCAAAATTAATTCTGGCATTAGaatatgcaaatgaaatgATGAGTTTTGctagaaaaaatgtttcaaaaggttacattattcaaaaaaaggaattaaaaCCAACTACAGATGGCGAAGAAGACTTCATATACACTAATATTGAATTTCATCcatttttattccaacaatATATAGATTATCCATACAAGGAATTTGATTCTTTTGATGTTGCAGTagatgaatatttttccacaATGGAAGGTCAAAAGTTGGACTTGAAAGCTTTGCAACAAGAACGAGATGCCCTTAAAAAgttagaaaatgtaaaaaaggaTCTTGGTCAAAGATTAATAAGTTTAGAGAAAACTCAAGAATTAGATAAACAAAAAGCAGAACTAATTTCTAGAAATCAAGCTTTGGTGGACAATGCTATATTAGCCATACAAAGTGCCCTTGCCAATCAAATGGCTTGGCCTGATATAAAAGTGCTGTTAAAAGAAGCAGAGAGCAGAGGAGATCCTGTTGCATCTgcaattaaacaattaaaattagaaacaaatcatatttctttactattacatgATCCTTATGAAGATAGTGATGAGGAATCAGAATTAAAACCTATGTTAATAGACATTGATTTAGCAGATACAGCTTTTGGAAATGCTACAAAGTATTACAATCAGAAGAGATCGGCAGCTAAAAAGCAACAAAAAACAATAGAATCGCAAGATAAGGCCCTAAAATCGGCAGAAAAGAAGACAAAACAAACGCTAAAAGAAGTCCAAACTATTCACAGTATTAATAAACTAAGGAAAATATATtggtttgaaaaattttattggtttATTAGTTCTGAGAATTATCTTG TTATTGGTGGAAGGGATCAACAGCAAAATGAATTGATAGTAAAGAGATACCTTAAGTCTGGAGATATATATGTTCACGCGGATTTAACTGGTGCTAGTTCTgtagttattaaaaattctggTAGTGACTCAGTGCCTCCAAAAACTTTAGCTGAAGCGGGCACAATGGCTGTTGCTTACAG tATTGCATGGGATGCTAAAATAGTAGCAGGGGCATGGTGGGTCTATAATGATCAAGTATCTAAAACGGCTCCAACTGGTGAATATCTTACTACCGGATCCTTCATGATtcgtggaaaaaagaattacctACCACCTTGTCAATTAGTGATGGGATTGGGATTCTTATTTCGTTTAGAAGATAGTTCAATTGAAAGACATAAAGATGAAAGGAGAGTCAGAGTTATTGATGATGAAGGTGAACACACAGATTCTCTTATTGAAGAAGATAGAGAAATCGAATTAATAGGGGATTCCGAAGAAG ATGAGCAGCctgaaaataagaataatttaaattctattcaaGAGAAATCTAAAGTAGATATAATTatggaagaaaataatgttaatcAAGATGTTAGTgatgaagaaaataat CTAACTCAATTTCCCGACACACAAATTAGAATTGACGTTTCTGGTTCAAA GGTGAAATTACATGTTGATAATAATCAGTCAACAGTGATGCCACAAAAGGATTtagatgtaatttatttaggCGATGATAAGCccgtaataataaatgtgaATACGCAAAAGAGTTCTGGAATAAAACAGAAGCTTCCTCTTAAAAAAGACAATAAAGAAAGGATTGAGATAGAACCTAAAAAAAACGATCAGGCTGTGTTAAAACGAGGACAAAaaggaagattaaaaaaaatgaaagaaaaatataaagatcaAGATGAAGAAGATAGAAGATTATTTATGCAAGTTCTTCAA TCAGCAGGTGctgcaaaagaaaataaaagaaaaaataaaaataaagatccATCTGGGCCAAAGCAACAAACAAAGAAGAAGGGTATGGCGAAACCAGTTGCAccacaaaatattcaaattgtaGAAAACATTGAAGAAGAAGATCCAGGTCCGGGACCCGAAGTAGATATGTTAGATCAGTTAACAGGAAAACCTGTTTCAGaagatgaattattatttgctGTGCCGGTGGTAGCACCCTATAACactgtattaaattataa atttaagGTAAAGCTAACGCCAGGTGCAGGTAGGAGAG
- the LOC132912585 gene encoding ribosome quality control complex subunit NEMF homolog isoform X1 has protein sequence MKTRFNSYDITSTICELQKFIGMRVYQIYDIDHRTYLIRLQRSEEKCVLLLESGIRIHTTAFEWPKNVVPSGFSMKMRKHLKNKRLESLTQIGVDRIIDLQFGSGEVAYHVILELYDRGNIVLTDHEMIIVNILRPHIEGDKIRFAVKEKYPMDCAHQNTMPPIENIQQHLQNAKTGESLKKLLNPLLEFGSSVIDHVLLKHGFTLGCKIGKDFNVAEHMPKLILALEYANEMMSFARKNVSKGYIIQKKELKPTTDGEEDFIYTNIEFHPFLFQQYIDYPYKEFDSFDVAVDEYFSTMEGQKLDLKALQQERDALKKLENVKKDLGQRLISLEKTQELDKQKAELISRNQALVDNAILAIQSALANQMAWPDIKVLLKEAESRGDPVASAIKQLKLETNHISLLLHDPYEDSDEESELKPMLIDIDLADTAFGNATKYYNQKRSAAKKQQKTIESQDKALKSAEKKTKQTLKEVQTIHSINKLRKIYWFEKFYWFISSENYLVIGGRDQQQNELIVKRYLKSGDIYVHADLTGASSVVIKNSGSDSVPPKTLAEAGTMAVAYSIAWDAKIVAGAWWVYNDQVSKTAPTGEYLTTGSFMIRGKKNYLPPCQLVMGLGFLFRLEDSSIERHKDERRVRVIDDEGEHTDSLIEEDREIELIGDSEEDEQPENKNNLNSIQEKSKVDIIMEENNVNQDVSDEENNVNQDVSDEENNLTQFPDTQIRIDVSGSKVKLHVDNNQSTVMPQKDLDVIYLGDDKPVIINVNTQKSSGIKQKLPLKKDNKERIEIEPKKNDQAVLKRGQKGRLKKMKEKYKDQDEEDRRLFMQVLQSAGAAKENKRKNKNKDPSGPKQQTKKKGMAKPVAPQNIQIVENIEEEDPGPGPEVDMLDQLTGKPVSEDELLFAVPVVAPYNTVLNYKFKVKLTPGAGRRGKAVKTAITVFMKDKEITSREKDLLKAVREDTIARNIPGKVKISAPQIQKLKK, from the exons atgaaaacgagATTTAATTCCTATGACATTACTTCTACGATATGCGAGCTGCAAAA GTTTATTGGTATGCGCGTATATCAAATCTACGATATTGATCATCGAACATATCTCATACGTCTTCAACGAAGTGAAGAAAAATGTGTCCTTTTATTAGAATCTGGTATTAGAATTCATACAACGGCATTTGAATGGCCTAAAAATGTAGTGCCATCAGGATTTTCGATGAag ATGCGTAAACACCTTAAAAATAAACGACTTGAAAGTCTCACTCAAATAGGAGTAGATCGAATAATTGATTTGCAATTTGGAAGTGGTGAAGTAGCATATCATGTAATTTTAGAGTTATATGATCGTGGGAACATAGTGTTGACAGATCACGAAAtgattattgtaaatattttgagGCCTCATATAGAAGGAGATAAGATCAG ATTTGctgttaaagaaaaatatcctATGGATTGTGCTCATCAAAATACAATGCCACcaatagaaaatatacaacAACACCTACAGAATGCTAAAACTGGAGAAAGCTtgaaaaaattactaaatCCTCTTCTAGAATTTGGTTCTAGTGTAATTGatcatgttttattaaaacatggATTTACACTGGGTTGTAAAATTGGCAAAGATTTTAATGTTGCAGAACATATGCCAAAATTAATTCTGGCATTAGaatatgcaaatgaaatgATGAGTTTTGctagaaaaaatgtttcaaaaggttacattattcaaaaaaaggaattaaaaCCAACTACAGATGGCGAAGAAGACTTCATATACACTAATATTGAATTTCATCcatttttattccaacaatATATAGATTATCCATACAAGGAATTTGATTCTTTTGATGTTGCAGTagatgaatatttttccacaATGGAAGGTCAAAAGTTGGACTTGAAAGCTTTGCAACAAGAACGAGATGCCCTTAAAAAgttagaaaatgtaaaaaaggaTCTTGGTCAAAGATTAATAAGTTTAGAGAAAACTCAAGAATTAGATAAACAAAAAGCAGAACTAATTTCTAGAAATCAAGCTTTGGTGGACAATGCTATATTAGCCATACAAAGTGCCCTTGCCAATCAAATGGCTTGGCCTGATATAAAAGTGCTGTTAAAAGAAGCAGAGAGCAGAGGAGATCCTGTTGCATCTgcaattaaacaattaaaattagaaacaaatcatatttctttactattacatgATCCTTATGAAGATAGTGATGAGGAATCAGAATTAAAACCTATGTTAATAGACATTGATTTAGCAGATACAGCTTTTGGAAATGCTACAAAGTATTACAATCAGAAGAGATCGGCAGCTAAAAAGCAACAAAAAACAATAGAATCGCAAGATAAGGCCCTAAAATCGGCAGAAAAGAAGACAAAACAAACGCTAAAAGAAGTCCAAACTATTCACAGTATTAATAAACTAAGGAAAATATATtggtttgaaaaattttattggtttATTAGTTCTGAGAATTATCTTG TTATTGGTGGAAGGGATCAACAGCAAAATGAATTGATAGTAAAGAGATACCTTAAGTCTGGAGATATATATGTTCACGCGGATTTAACTGGTGCTAGTTCTgtagttattaaaaattctggTAGTGACTCAGTGCCTCCAAAAACTTTAGCTGAAGCGGGCACAATGGCTGTTGCTTACAG tATTGCATGGGATGCTAAAATAGTAGCAGGGGCATGGTGGGTCTATAATGATCAAGTATCTAAAACGGCTCCAACTGGTGAATATCTTACTACCGGATCCTTCATGATtcgtggaaaaaagaattacctACCACCTTGTCAATTAGTGATGGGATTGGGATTCTTATTTCGTTTAGAAGATAGTTCAATTGAAAGACATAAAGATGAAAGGAGAGTCAGAGTTATTGATGATGAAGGTGAACACACAGATTCTCTTATTGAAGAAGATAGAGAAATCGAATTAATAGGGGATTCCGAAGAAG ATGAGCAGCctgaaaataagaataatttaaattctattcaaGAGAAATCTAAAGTAGATATAATTatggaagaaaataatgttaatcAAGATGTTAGTgatgaagaaaataatgttaatcAAGATGTTAGTGATGAAGAAAATAATCTAACTCAATTTCCCGACACACAAATTAGAATTGACGTTTCTGGTTCAAA GGTGAAATTACATGTTGATAATAATCAGTCAACAGTGATGCCACAAAAGGATTtagatgtaatttatttaggCGATGATAAGCccgtaataataaatgtgaATACGCAAAAGAGTTCTGGAATAAAACAGAAGCTTCCTCTTAAAAAAGACAATAAAGAAAGGATTGAGATAGAACCTAAAAAAAACGATCAGGCTGTGTTAAAACGAGGACAAAaaggaagattaaaaaaaatgaaagaaaaatataaagatcaAGATGAAGAAGATAGAAGATTATTTATGCAAGTTCTTCAA TCAGCAGGTGctgcaaaagaaaataaaagaaaaaataaaaataaagatccATCTGGGCCAAAGCAACAAACAAAGAAGAAGGGTATGGCGAAACCAGTTGCAccacaaaatattcaaattgtaGAAAACATTGAAGAAGAAGATCCAGGTCCGGGACCCGAAGTAGATATGTTAGATCAGTTAACAGGAAAACCTGTTTCAGaagatgaattattatttgctGTGCCGGTGGTAGCACCCTATAACactgtattaaattataa atttaagGTAAAGCTAACGCCAGGTGCAGGTAGGAGAG
- the LOC132912581 gene encoding small ribosomal subunit protein uS9, producing MQKKQKEPIQSVQVFGRKKSATAVAYCKRGRGNLRVNGRPLELVEPRVLQYKLQEPILLLGKEKFSGVDIRVRVNGGGHVAQIYAIRQAISKALVAYYQKYVDEASKKEVKDILIQYDRTLLVADPRRCEPKKFGGPGARARYQKSYR from the exons ATGCAAAAG aaacagAAAGAGCCCATACAATCAGTCCAAGTTTTCGGACGCAAA AAAAGCGCAACCGCGGTCGCTTACTGCAAACGAGGCCGTGGAAATCTCCGAGTAAATGGACGTCCCCTGGAATTGGTTGAACCTCGagtattacagtataaatTACAAGAACCTATTTTGTTACTCGGCAAA GAAAAGTTCTCTGGAGTTGATATTAGAGTAAGAGTAAATGGTGGTGGTCATGTAGCACAAATTTATGCTATTCGCCAAGCTATTTCTAAGGCTCTCGTGGCATATTATCAAAAGT atGTTGATGAAGCAAGTAAAAAGGAAGTAAAAGATATCCTTATTCAGTATGACCGTACACTTCTAGTTGCCGATCCAAGGCGGTGCGAACCAAAGAAATTTGGTGGTCCAGGTGCAAGAGCACGATACCAGAAATCTTATCGTTAA
- the LOC132912576 gene encoding chitotriosidase-1-like, translated as MSKVLFLIAFIVYAAAIIKADKKIVCYYGSWAAYRRGLGQFESTDIDPSLCTHIIYTFVGISEDGNVRILDSWLDLPNGRDGYGKFTRLRQLNPETKALIAIGGWNEGSTKYSNVVANPNVRARFVQNVIKFLKTYDFDGFDFDWEYPNQRGGKPADKENYVAMLKELREEFDKHGYILSVAVAAAEVSASKSYLISQVSKYPHIINLMAYDLNGSWNNFAAINAPLYSSSKESGEQAKLNVNSSVQYWLAQGAPADKLILGVPAYGRSFTLSNSAYNTIGSSTIGPGRAGPYTQESGMLGYNEICEYIKQGWTVQREPEQRVPYAFKDNQWVGYDDVISLEEKAKYVMSSGLGGMMMWSVETDDFHGTCGDKYPLLRSINRVLKGYIPPPSPTSTPTELPKPDSSTVTRPSSTSSTTVLPSSTPSDSICTQEGFVRDPKDCSIFYYCQQAYGKYLISKFHCPSGLVFDTSFNGCNYRYNVHGC; from the exons ATGTCGAAGGTACTATTTCTAATTGCCTTTATAGTGTACGCTGCTGCAATCATCAAGGCTGATA AGAAGATAGTTTGTTACTATGGTAGCTGGGCAGCTTATCGTCGTGGACTTGGACAATTCGAATCGACCGACATAGATCCAAGTCTATGTACtcatataatttatactttcGTTGGTATTTCTGAGGATGGTAATGTTAGAATATTGGATAGCTGGCTAGATCTGCCAAACGGCCGAGATGGTTATGGAAAATTCACCAGACTTCGTCAACTGAATCCAGAAACTAAGGCTTTGATAGCGATAGGTGGTTGGAACGAAGGTTCCACGAAATATTCTAATGTTGTAGCAAATCCTAACGTACGTGCACGATTCGTTCAGAACGTGATTAAGTTTTTGAAAACGTATGATTTCGACGGTTTCGACTTCGATTGGGAATATCCGAACCAGCGTGGCGGGAAACCAGCCGACAAAGAAAACTATGTTGCAATGTTGAAGGAATTAAGAGAAGAATTCGATAAACATGGTTACATTCTCAGTGTGGCGGTCGCTGCTGCCGAAGTCTCAGCTTCTAAATCTTACCTTATTTCgcaagtttcaaaatatcctcacattattaatttaatggcATACGACTTGAATGGATCGTGGAACAATTTCGCAGCGATTAACGCTCCTCTATATTCTTCCTCTAAGGAATCGGGAGAGCAAGCTAAGCTCAACGTG AATTCGTCTGTTCAATATTGGCTTGCACAAGGTGCACCAGCTGACAAACTCATTCTTGGTGTTCCCGCTTACGGTAGATCCTTTACCTTGTCCAATTCCGCGTATAATACGATAGGTTCTTCAACCATTGGTCCTGGAAGGGCTGGTCCTTATACGCAAGAAAGTGGTATGCTTGGTTACAATGAAATCTGCGAGTATATTAAGCAGGGATGGACAGTACAACGCGAGCCTGAACAACGTGTGCCTTATGCTTTCAAAGATAACCAATGGGTTGGATACGACGACGTCAT ATCTCTTGAAGAGAAGGCCAAGTACGTTATGTCCAGCGGACTTGGAGGTATGATGATGTGGAGCGTCGAAACAGATGACTTTCATGGCACATGTGGTGATAAATATCCGCTTCTGCGCAGCATAAACAGGGTACTGAAAGGATATATTCCGCCTCCTTCTCCGACTTCTACTCCTACAGAATTACCTAAACCTGATTCATCAACTGTAACAAGACCATCATCGACATCATCAACTACAGTACTGCCATCATCAACACCGTCTGATTCTATATGCACGCAAGAAGGTTTTGTTCGGGATCCAAAAGATTGttcaatattttactattgTCAACAAGCATACGGCAAATATCTTATTAGTAAATTCCACTGCCCCTCTGGTCTTGTATTTGATACATCGTTTAATGGTTGCAATTATAGATATAATGTACATGGTTGTTAG
- the LOC132912582 gene encoding large ribosomal subunit protein mL54: MSLLSILRLPRITENIIAIQYTIQVKNYAVVDKKKVKGTKQKIELPVEEDVNKLLNYVCGSNIYKEGEDIKLKPDSEYPEWLWKIRTEPLKLSDLDPNTKQYWRYIRKMTQIRNNKIMKNKRF, from the exons ATGTCTCTCTTATCTATTTTGCGATTACCTAgaattacagaaaatattattgctatacaatatacaatacaagtgaaaaattatgcag ttgttgataaaaagaaagtaaaaggaaCTAAACAAAAAATAGAGTTACCAGTTGAAGAAGATGTCAATAAATTGTTGAATTATGTATGTGGATCAAACATTTATAAAGAAggagaagatataaaattaaagccAGATTCTGAATATCCTGAATGGTTGTGGAAAATTAGAACTGAACCATTAAAATTATCAGATTTAGACCCAAACACAAAACAGTATTGGAGGTATATACGTAAAATGACACAGataagaaacaataaaattatgaaaaacaaacgattctaa